Proteins encoded by one window of Deltaproteobacteria bacterium:
- a CDS encoding DNA-binding protein → MKTAYVPAGNETSCRRLIMDEMLTAGEVAELLQIHPRTVYKLVKDGSIPGRKFGGGWRFSRSEIVAMVSPQGNSPAPSKMHTDER, encoded by the coding sequence ATGAAAACTGCCTATGTCCCTGCCGGTAACGAAACCAGCTGTAGGAGGCTTATTATGGACGAAATGTTAACCGCAGGTGAAGTCGCTGAGCTTTTACAAATCCATCCTCGTACCGTTTACAAACTCGTCAAAGATGGCTCCATTCCCGGGCGTAAGTTTGGCGGCGGTTGGCGTTTTAGCCGGAGCGAGATCGTCGCCATGGTGTCGCCACAAGGGAACTCTCCGGCGCCAAGTAAGATGCACACCGACGAACGCTAG